Proteins from one Crocosphaera sp. UHCC 0190 genomic window:
- a CDS encoding DUF2092 domain-containing protein has product MKISLKKGFLLSLASLTLLGIVQQTTAQTKPETAPSADQMLEPQALKLLKTMSETLAAARSMTFTSITTYESPSLIGPPLVYTTISEVTLERPNKLRVITPGDGPANEFYYNGKSITAYSPAENLVATSEAPSTIDAALKMAYDSAAIYFPFTDVVVENPYKDIAEGLKMAFVIGQSQVIGGTKTDMIGLVNDKIFAQVWIGADDKLPRMIRAVYRDDPSRLRHQVEFKDWQLNGAIAADTFAPSKTQGASSIPFARPEPKPSPSPTDKP; this is encoded by the coding sequence ATGAAGATTTCTTTGAAAAAAGGTTTCCTATTATCCTTAGCCAGTTTAACTTTACTGGGAATTGTGCAACAAACAACGGCACAAACCAAACCAGAAACTGCGCCTAGTGCTGATCAGATGCTGGAACCCCAGGCACTCAAACTCCTCAAGACCATGAGTGAGACATTGGCTGCCGCCCGTTCAATGACCTTTACATCCATTACCACTTACGAAAGTCCTAGTCTCATTGGCCCGCCCCTAGTTTACACAACCATCTCCGAAGTTACCCTGGAACGCCCCAACAAATTACGGGTAATTACCCCAGGGGATGGCCCAGCCAACGAATTCTATTACAACGGTAAGAGTATAACCGCCTACTCTCCAGCAGAGAATCTCGTCGCTACCTCTGAGGCTCCCTCTACCATTGATGCGGCTTTAAAGATGGCCTACGACTCCGCAGCAATTTACTTCCCCTTCACTGATGTGGTGGTCGAAAATCCCTATAAAGACATTGCCGAGGGGTTAAAAATGGCGTTCGTCATCGGGCAATCTCAGGTGATTGGGGGAACAAAAACCGACATGATAGGACTGGTTAACGACAAGATATTTGCTCAGGTTTGGATCGGTGCGGATGATAAACTGCCCCGCATGATTCGCGCTGTTTATCGAGATGATCCCTCAAGACTACGTCATCAGGTAGAGTTTAAAGACTGGCAACTTAACGGTGCGATCGCGGCTGATACTTTTGCCCCGTCAAAGACTCAGGGCGCGTCGTCTATTCCCTTTGCCCGTCCTGAACCTAAACCTTCCCCCAGTCCGACAGATAAGCCCTAG
- a CDS encoding RNA-binding protein, producing MKTLNMTKSVIIASASLLLTAFYVQPASAWFHGGGGGGSWSHTGYRGGSVSGGDGSWSGTGFRGGTASGGDGSWSGTGFRGGTASGGDGSWSGTGFRGGTASGGDGSWSGTGYRGGTASGGGGSWSGTGAYGTTVHGGVNTYYGGAYSTYHPPAVVNSYGSGCYNCGGWAAAGAAAVGAAVGVAAGEANSNAASANAYAAGVAAGSSYAMGAIYPTLPTGCVYTPSGSTSFYDCNGTWFSPAYGANGVYYRVVPAP from the coding sequence ATGAAAACTTTAAATATGACAAAAAGCGTAATTATTGCTTCTGCAAGCCTTTTACTCACTGCTTTCTATGTTCAACCCGCTTCAGCCTGGTTTCATGGGGGCGGAGGCGGAGGTTCCTGGAGTCATACAGGGTACCGAGGTGGTAGCGTATCAGGGGGCGATGGTTCCTGGAGTGGTACGGGTTTCCGAGGTGGCACTGCATCCGGTGGCGATGGCTCTTGGAGTGGTACAGGTTTCCGAGGTGGCACTGCATCCGGTGGCGATGGCTCTTGGAGTGGTACAGGTTTCCGAGGCGGCACTGCATCCGGTGGCGATGGCTCTTGGAGTGGTACGGGCTATCGCGGCGGCACAGCATCAGGTGGCGGCGGTTCCTGGAGTGGGACTGGAGCCTATGGAACAACGGTTCATGGGGGGGTAAACACTTATTATGGTGGGGCCTACTCAACCTATCACCCACCTGCTGTCGTGAACAGCTATGGTTCGGGTTGCTATAATTGCGGGGGTTGGGCTGCGGCCGGTGCTGCGGCAGTAGGTGCGGCGGTTGGAGTAGCGGCGGGTGAAGCCAATAGTAATGCAGCCAGCGCAAACGCTTACGCGGCCGGAGTTGCTGCGGGGAGTTCCTATGCGATGGGCGCGATTTATCCGACTCTGCCGACTGGATGTGTCTACACCCCTTCTGGTAGTACAAGCTTTTATGATTGTAATGGAACCTGGTTCAGCCCTGCCTACGGTGCGAACGGAGTCTACTATCGTGTGGTACCTGCTCCCTAA
- a CDS encoding mechanosensitive ion channel family protein, which translates to MGERLPSPQEIMGRQLLFFERSDVQNQFFTIASCVIIGWLISRKVWSYLRIKFPQATDFNWTDKRLPLKQYLAALLSNLDFPIISLGLLNLIQTFFVIQDWKEGLVLVAIRLMWVYFVYQFCLVSLYAVFPLNIVRQFHRRLFAPLLILFILGTIISLYNDFSQLAQVSLFNLFNTPISLKIIFTLIAGLYFWVVIITLMENSLLDFVRSKPQLDLGSASASLLLARYFLITLGIVLILGYIGVNGTAIAAVTGGLSVGIGFGLQQVVSNFVSGILLLFEGVLKPGDIISVGGQTSEVKSLGIRATTVRMLGDNSEKIIPNQTFFTTDVTTYTGSDRLVYCSVTIGVGYDSKSQEVMDLLLQIAKNHPKVLTEPSPSAFLIDFGDSSINFELKFWLNDINTRKRVISDISCEILTQFTQHNIEIPFPQRDINIRNISGT; encoded by the coding sequence ATTGGAGAACGTTTACCCTCCCCACAGGAAATAATGGGTAGACAACTGCTTTTTTTCGAGCGTTCTGATGTTCAAAATCAATTTTTTACCATCGCCTCCTGTGTAATAATTGGTTGGTTAATTTCTCGCAAAGTATGGAGTTATTTAAGAATTAAGTTTCCTCAAGCAACAGATTTTAATTGGACTGATAAAAGACTTCCTTTAAAACAATATTTGGCGGCACTTTTGTCTAATCTTGATTTTCCTATTATTAGTTTAGGTTTACTTAATCTAATTCAAACATTTTTTGTAATTCAAGATTGGAAAGAAGGACTTGTATTGGTCGCTATTCGCTTGATGTGGGTTTACTTTGTTTACCAATTTTGTTTGGTTTCTCTCTATGCAGTTTTCCCTTTAAATATCGTCAGACAATTTCACCGTCGTCTATTTGCTCCTTTATTAATTCTTTTTATTTTAGGAACAATTATTAGTCTTTATAATGATTTCTCCCAACTTGCTCAAGTCTCTCTATTTAATTTATTTAATACACCTATTTCTTTAAAAATTATTTTTACTCTCATTGCTGGACTGTATTTTTGGGTTGTTATTATTACCCTAATGGAAAATTCATTACTTGATTTTGTTCGCTCTAAACCTCAATTAGATTTGGGATCAGCCTCCGCTAGTTTATTATTAGCTCGCTATTTTCTTATTACATTAGGGATTGTTTTAATTTTAGGTTATATTGGGGTTAATGGGACAGCGATCGCTGCTGTTACTGGGGGTCTATCTGTTGGAATTGGTTTTGGTTTACAGCAGGTTGTTAGTAATTTTGTAAGTGGCATTTTATTGTTATTTGAAGGAGTATTAAAACCAGGAGATATTATTAGTGTTGGGGGACAAACCAGCGAAGTTAAAAGTCTGGGAATTCGAGCAACAACTGTCCGAATGTTAGGAGATAACTCTGAAAAAATTATTCCTAATCAAACATTTTTTACTACTGATGTAACCACTTATACAGGAAGCGATCGCCTCGTTTATTGTTCCGTGACTATTGGTGTTGGTTATGATTCCAAATCTCAAGAAGTTATGGATCTTCTTTTACAAATTGCCAAGAATCATCCAAAAGTGCTAACAGAACCTTCTCCCTCAGCTTTTTTAATTGATTTTGGAGATTCAAGTATAAATTTTGAATTGAAATTTTGGCTCAATGATATTAATACCAGGAAGCGAGTTATTAGCGATATTAGCTGTGAGATTCTTACTCAATTTACTCAGCATAATATTGAAATTCCGTTCCCTCAAAGAGATATTAATATTCGCAATATAAGCGGTACATAG